One genomic segment of Myxococcales bacterium includes these proteins:
- a CDS encoding cytochrome P460 family protein, with amino-acid sequence MDAIARRWRLLLTLAAAATAAACDKPPESPVGVSQAMRPGPRAADAGAAPRPLTVLPADFRTRLGKLSGRFVSAGHAGARFDALLYANEGATEAFAKHAGTFPVGALFIKEHWERGGDGKRGPVMAMEKMAAGFDPAHGDWRFVVVAADGEVVVDGKPEGCVLCHDDAAHDHVFRLGSAP; translated from the coding sequence ATGGACGCTATCGCTCGAAGGTGGCGTCTTCTTCTGACGCTCGCTGCGGCGGCCACGGCCGCGGCTTGTGACAAGCCGCCGGAGTCGCCGGTGGGCGTCTCGCAGGCGATGCGACCGGGGCCTCGCGCGGCCGACGCCGGCGCGGCGCCGCGCCCCCTGACGGTCCTGCCCGCCGACTTCCGCACGCGGCTGGGGAAGCTTTCGGGTCGCTTCGTGTCGGCGGGGCACGCGGGTGCTCGTTTCGACGCTCTGCTTTACGCCAACGAGGGCGCGACCGAGGCCTTCGCAAAGCACGCGGGGACCTTTCCCGTCGGGGCGCTCTTCATCAAGGAGCACTGGGAGCGAGGTGGCGACGGCAAGCGCGGCCCCGTCATGGCCATGGAGAAGATGGCTGCCGGCTTCGACCCCGCTCACGGCGACTGGCGCTTCGTGGTGGTAGCGGCCGACGGTGAGGTCGTCGTCGACGGCAAACCGGAGGGCTGCGTCCTCTGCCACGACGACGCCGCGCATGACCACGTCTTTCGGCTCGGTAGCGCGCCCTGA
- the uvrB gene encoding excinuclease ABC subunit UvrB, with the protein MAADFKLVSAFAPKGDQPKAIFELSEGLKRGDRHQVLLGITGSGKTFTIGNVIAEHGRPTLILAPNKTLAAQLYGEMKELFPSAAVEFFVSYYDYYQPEAYVPTTDTYIDKDAIINDAIDRMRHSATRALLSRRDVIIVASVSCIYGIGSAESYHGLLIDLKVGEEFRRDNLLRMLVDVQYERNDVDFHRGTFRVRGDVVEVFPAYEQETAIRIEFFGDVIEAMKEVDPLRGRVKGSLDRYAIYPGSHYVTPQEQMRRAIDGIRVELRERLEFFDKAGRFLEKQRIEQRTSYDIEMMEQMGFCNGIENYSRHLSGRKAGDPPPTLIDYFPEDYLLILDESHQTVPQVQAMFRGDRARKETLVEYGFRLPSALDNRPLKFEEFETRVKHAIYVSATPGEYELQKADGVFVEQVIRPTGLTDPEVEVRPVAGQVDDLLAEIKKRVAANERILVTTLTKRMAEDLTDYYRELGVRVRYLHSDVDTLERIDILRDLRLGEFDVLVGINLLREGLDLPEVSLVAIFDADKEGFLRSARSLIQTMGRAARNLNGRVIMYADAMTAAMKRAIDETSRRRVIQEAYNLEHGITPATVVRAVMNMNPDSGIIDYLNIPKGGGKRGVEAQGGEELADQIQVLRLEMFAAAENLEFEKAARLRDQLKALEGAEGRGRPEDVATYEPYGKRKSSSTTTKSAKTRSSRRPAKRR; encoded by the coding sequence ATGGCCGCGGACTTCAAACTCGTCTCGGCGTTCGCCCCCAAAGGCGACCAGCCCAAGGCGATCTTCGAGCTCAGCGAGGGCCTCAAGCGCGGCGATCGCCACCAGGTGCTCCTCGGCATCACCGGCTCCGGAAAGACCTTCACCATCGGCAACGTGATCGCCGAGCACGGTCGACCGACGCTCATCTTGGCGCCCAACAAGACCCTCGCGGCGCAGCTCTACGGCGAGATGAAGGAGCTCTTTCCGTCGGCCGCCGTCGAGTTCTTCGTCAGCTACTACGACTACTACCAGCCCGAGGCGTACGTGCCGACGACGGACACGTACATCGACAAGGACGCCATCATCAACGACGCCATCGATCGGATGCGTCACTCGGCGACGCGCGCGCTCCTATCACGGCGTGACGTCATCATCGTCGCGTCGGTGAGCTGCATCTACGGCATCGGCAGCGCCGAGAGCTACCACGGCCTCCTGATTGATCTGAAAGTCGGCGAGGAGTTCCGCCGCGACAACCTCCTCCGGATGCTCGTCGACGTGCAATACGAGCGCAACGACGTGGACTTCCACCGCGGCACGTTCCGCGTTCGCGGCGACGTCGTCGAGGTCTTCCCCGCCTACGAGCAAGAGACCGCCATTCGCATCGAGTTCTTCGGCGACGTCATCGAAGCGATGAAGGAGGTCGACCCGCTGCGGGGCCGGGTGAAAGGCTCGCTCGACCGCTACGCCATCTATCCCGGCTCCCACTACGTGACGCCGCAAGAGCAGATGCGCCGCGCCATCGACGGCATTCGCGTCGAGCTCCGCGAGCGGCTGGAGTTCTTCGACAAGGCGGGGCGCTTCCTCGAGAAGCAGCGCATCGAGCAGCGAACCTCCTACGACATCGAAATGATGGAGCAGATGGGGTTCTGCAACGGCATCGAGAACTACTCGCGGCACCTCTCGGGCCGCAAAGCGGGCGATCCGCCGCCCACGCTCATCGACTATTTCCCCGAGGACTACCTCCTCATCCTCGACGAATCGCACCAGACCGTGCCGCAGGTGCAGGCGATGTTTCGCGGCGATCGCGCGCGCAAGGAGACGCTCGTCGAATACGGCTTCCGGTTGCCGAGCGCCCTCGACAACCGACCGCTCAAGTTCGAGGAGTTCGAGACACGGGTCAAACACGCCATCTACGTGTCGGCGACGCCAGGCGAATACGAGCTGCAGAAGGCCGACGGTGTCTTCGTCGAACAGGTCATTCGCCCGACGGGGCTAACCGATCCGGAGGTCGAGGTCAGGCCCGTGGCCGGCCAAGTCGACGACCTCCTGGCCGAGATCAAGAAGCGCGTCGCCGCGAACGAGCGCATCTTGGTGACGACGCTCACCAAGCGCATGGCCGAGGACCTCACCGACTACTATCGCGAGCTCGGCGTGCGGGTGCGCTACCTCCACTCGGACGTCGACACGCTCGAGCGCATCGACATCTTGCGTGATCTCCGGCTCGGGGAGTTCGACGTCCTCGTCGGCATCAACCTCTTGCGCGAGGGTCTCGATCTGCCCGAAGTCTCCCTCGTGGCGATCTTCGACGCCGACAAGGAAGGGTTCCTCCGAAGCGCCCGCTCCCTGATCCAGACGATGGGGCGCGCCGCGCGCAACTTGAACGGGCGCGTCATCATGTACGCCGACGCCATGACCGCCGCGATGAAGCGCGCCATCGACGAGACCTCGCGGCGCCGTGTCATCCAGGAGGCGTACAACTTGGAGCACGGCATCACGCCCGCGACGGTCGTTCGCGCCGTCATGAACATGAACCCCGACTCGGGCATCATCGATTACCTGAACATTCCGAAGGGCGGCGGTAAGCGCGGCGTAGAGGCGCAAGGCGGCGAGGAGCTCGCCGACCAAATCCAGGTGCTCCGTCTCGAGATGTTCGCGGCCGCCGAGAACCTCGAGTTCGAGAAGGCCGCGCGGCTGCGCGATCAGCTAAAGGCTCTCGAGGGCGCCGAGGGCCGGGGGCGGCCGGAAGACGTCGCGACGTACGAGCCCTACGGCAAGCGCAAGTCGAGCAGCACGACGACCAAGAGCGCGAAGACGCGCTCCAGCCGGCGACCCGCGAAGCGCCGCTGA
- a CDS encoding NAD(P)-dependent oxidoreductase, giving the protein MADPPSKRPPVPRPAGAPAPLSSRPPETGREWPPPQTVREEEAAPTVAEEPVFRLPDDALSVTAPGLVYEAPAEGTLPLPRPTSRPPPLPPPSGVPPAPPSTDPLLGRSGASRVPPGAPNTDPLLARSASNRIPPAPPSSAPADRPSARPGPGSLPPPGPRGSTPPTFGVVAFLGTGSMGLPMAANIARRGFSLHVWNRTRERAASLSPLGAKVKSSPAECVEGARLVITMLTDERGLTDVLTSSTGALHKLAPDALVVDMSTIGQAAAVRVAQLVRDAGARFVDAPVTGSPGAAERGELVALVGGKLNEITRAQPVLLSMCRRILHAGDVGSGQALRVLLAGLAADQLVALTSTLALGEKLGLPRRTILEAFAASPYAAPAFAMRKEKLLAKDFSVETTLETHLRDARLFAELQQEAGLPLAVSRETLRTLEKAVEEGLGADDAFALEKYFKL; this is encoded by the coding sequence GTGGCGGATCCTCCGAGCAAGCGGCCTCCCGTGCCGCGGCCCGCCGGTGCGCCGGCCCCGCTGTCGAGCCGGCCACCGGAAACGGGACGCGAGTGGCCTCCCCCTCAAACGGTGAGGGAGGAAGAAGCTGCGCCGACCGTCGCCGAGGAGCCGGTCTTCCGCCTGCCCGACGATGCGCTCTCGGTGACGGCGCCAGGCCTGGTCTACGAAGCGCCGGCCGAGGGGACGCTACCGTTGCCTCGACCAACGAGCCGCCCGCCGCCGTTGCCTCCGCCTTCGGGCGTGCCGCCGGCACCCCCGAGCACCGATCCGCTGCTGGGGCGCTCGGGCGCGAGTCGCGTCCCTCCGGGCGCTCCCAACACCGATCCGCTGCTCGCGCGCTCGGCGTCCAACCGAATCCCGCCGGCTCCACCGTCGTCCGCGCCCGCGGACCGGCCGAGCGCGAGGCCCGGACCCGGCTCGCTGCCGCCGCCGGGCCCTCGCGGCTCGACCCCCCCCACCTTCGGCGTCGTGGCCTTCTTGGGCACTGGCAGCATGGGCCTCCCGATGGCCGCGAACATCGCACGGCGCGGCTTCTCGCTCCACGTGTGGAACCGGACGCGCGAACGCGCCGCGTCGCTGTCCCCGCTCGGCGCGAAGGTCAAGAGCAGCCCCGCCGAGTGCGTGGAAGGTGCGCGGTTGGTCATCACGATGCTGACCGACGAACGAGGCCTCACCGACGTGCTGACGAGCTCGACGGGAGCGTTGCATAAGCTCGCCCCCGACGCGCTCGTCGTCGATATGTCGACCATCGGTCAAGCGGCGGCCGTCCGCGTCGCGCAGCTCGTCCGCGACGCCGGCGCGCGCTTCGTCGACGCACCTGTGACCGGCTCACCGGGCGCCGCGGAGCGAGGCGAATTGGTCGCACTCGTGGGCGGCAAGCTCAATGAGATCACGCGGGCCCAGCCGGTGCTTCTCAGCATGTGTCGCCGCATTCTCCACGCCGGCGATGTTGGCTCGGGGCAGGCCTTGCGCGTGCTCTTGGCGGGCCTTGCGGCGGACCAGCTCGTGGCGCTGACGAGCACCCTCGCCCTCGGCGAGAAGCTAGGCCTACCGCGGCGCACGATCCTCGAAGCCTTCGCGGCGAGTCCTTACGCCGCGCCGGCCTTCGCGATGCGCAAGGAGAAGCTCCTCGCAAAGGACTTCTCCGTCGAGACGACGCTCGAGACGCACCTCCGCGACGCGCGACTCTTCGCAGAGCTTCAACAGGAAGCCGGGCTCCCACTCGCGGTGAGTCGCGAAACGCTTCGCACCCTGGAGAAGGCCGTCGAAGAGGGCCTCGGCGCCGATGACGCGTTTGCCCTCGAGAAGTACTTCAAGCTGTAG
- a CDS encoding VWA domain-containing protein produces MSFVTALALLIGLLAAAPYMAHRLRRRRGEERPFAATHLVPPAPPRARRRAELEDVALLVIRALAVLALAALGASPLVRCSRLSLTRSSGASVALAIVIDDSMSMRAAAGSGSRFDAAKRAALELLASSREGDAVAVVQAGAPPRVALAATGDIGAARTIFENMSPSDRATDLEGAVAVARGLVAQLPQVDRRVVLLSDLADGQPSASPLEGGDVPLWVPLPELAVAAVDCAVLSADRLRGVIRVRIQCSPDAPLALERRTLEVVRDGKVVTSVVPLLGVVDVAVADDIVPRLVVRLTGTDAVASDDQAPVVVEAATSAVAVVVERGSEALPTGGAPAVEQALASLKLDLSARPLPVVPDRIEDLSGFVGILVDDPPGFTPDQRRALKAFVEEGGVILVSLGPRAAAAPLGSSFEPFFERGVIWEKNKSAGADPKGARGMFVEAATSFTDLGAKERSVMTPADRERYETLVPWTDGAPLLAKRTIARGEVWLMTLPLSVDASDLPLRPGFLPLLDTWVDLARARVSDRRTPVGEPWVFVTGGKAAEVSGPRGPVKVVREGNVARAVPEVAGAYELTFAGGRKEQRVGAPIAKELDLRPRRATAPNTEAKLGDTKATVDVSWMVALVLLGLLSAELALRAAANQKRPAA; encoded by the coding sequence GTGAGCTTCGTTACCGCGCTCGCTCTCTTGATCGGCCTCCTGGCTGCAGCGCCTTACATGGCGCACCGCCTTCGCCGCCGCCGTGGTGAAGAGCGCCCCTTCGCCGCAACGCACCTCGTGCCGCCGGCTCCGCCGCGGGCGCGGCGTCGCGCCGAGTTGGAGGACGTCGCGCTGTTGGTCATCCGCGCCCTCGCCGTCCTGGCCCTCGCGGCCCTCGGGGCCTCGCCGCTCGTGCGCTGCTCGCGGCTCTCGCTCACGCGCTCCAGCGGGGCCTCCGTCGCGCTCGCGATCGTCATCGACGATTCCATGAGCATGCGCGCGGCCGCTGGCAGCGGTTCGCGCTTCGACGCGGCCAAACGAGCCGCCCTCGAGTTGCTCGCCTCGTCCCGCGAAGGCGACGCGGTGGCGGTGGTGCAAGCGGGGGCGCCGCCGCGCGTTGCCCTCGCGGCCACCGGCGACATCGGCGCCGCACGGACGATCTTCGAGAACATGTCGCCCTCGGATCGGGCGACCGATTTGGAGGGAGCCGTCGCCGTCGCACGCGGGCTCGTGGCGCAACTGCCGCAAGTCGATCGGCGCGTTGTGCTTCTCAGCGATCTGGCCGACGGCCAACCGAGTGCGTCGCCGCTCGAGGGCGGCGACGTGCCGCTATGGGTGCCCCTACCGGAGCTTGCCGTCGCGGCCGTCGATTGCGCGGTGCTCTCCGCCGACCGTTTGCGCGGCGTCATTCGCGTCCGCATTCAGTGCAGCCCCGACGCGCCCCTGGCTCTCGAGCGGCGCACCCTCGAGGTCGTACGCGACGGCAAGGTCGTCACCTCCGTGGTGCCACTCCTCGGCGTCGTCGATGTAGCCGTCGCCGACGACATTGTGCCGCGGCTCGTCGTGCGCCTGACGGGAACAGATGCCGTCGCGAGCGACGACCAAGCGCCGGTGGTCGTCGAGGCGGCCACGAGCGCCGTGGCGGTTGTGGTCGAGCGAGGAAGCGAGGCCCTTCCCACGGGTGGGGCGCCGGCTGTTGAGCAGGCGCTCGCCTCGCTGAAGCTCGACCTCTCGGCGCGCCCGCTGCCCGTCGTGCCCGACCGCATCGAAGACCTGTCGGGCTTCGTCGGCATCCTCGTCGATGATCCGCCGGGGTTCACGCCGGATCAGCGGCGAGCGCTCAAGGCCTTCGTCGAAGAAGGGGGCGTCATCCTTGTCTCTCTCGGGCCTCGCGCCGCCGCCGCGCCGCTCGGCTCGTCCTTTGAACCGTTCTTTGAGCGAGGCGTCATCTGGGAGAAGAACAAGAGTGCCGGCGCCGATCCAAAAGGTGCGCGCGGAATGTTCGTCGAGGCAGCGACCTCGTTCACCGACCTCGGGGCCAAGGAGCGCTCGGTCATGACGCCCGCCGATCGGGAGCGCTACGAGACGCTGGTGCCATGGACCGACGGCGCGCCGCTCCTCGCCAAGCGCACGATCGCGCGAGGCGAGGTGTGGCTCATGACGTTGCCGCTCTCCGTCGACGCCAGCGACTTGCCGCTCCGGCCCGGATTTTTGCCGCTCCTCGACACGTGGGTTGATTTGGCGCGAGCGCGCGTCAGCGACCGGCGCACCCCCGTTGGCGAGCCGTGGGTCTTCGTGACGGGAGGGAAAGCCGCGGAGGTCTCCGGCCCGCGAGGCCCGGTGAAGGTCGTGCGCGAGGGCAACGTCGCGCGCGCCGTGCCCGAGGTCGCGGGCGCCTACGAGCTCACGTTCGCGGGGGGCCGCAAGGAGCAGCGCGTTGGCGCGCCCATCGCCAAGGAGCTCGACCTGAGGCCTAGGCGCGCAACGGCTCCCAATACGGAGGCGAAGCTCGGCGACACCAAGGCCACCGTCGACGTGTCCTGGATGGTCGCGCTCGTCCTCTTGGGGCTCCTTTCGGCGGAGCTCGCGCTCCGCGCGGCAGCGAACCAAAAGCGACCCGCTGCTTGA
- a CDS encoding DUF58 domain-containing protein produces MRARDLSKGIDWGSLAPLALRSREVAEGVYAGGHRSARRGAGVEFGGHREYLPGDDLRWLDRRSLLRHDHLLVRQFETETDRALRLVVDATASMAYRGGTAPGAKLAFAALCAAALARIAVGSGDPIGLTFIGGEGPRGVPVSGGREAFERVVAALETVEPGGDAFTGPEVLERALGAIARTARRGSILVVLSDLLDMPAGAVLRVASLASAGRVVVVVQTLDRDEETLPWEGTLRLRALEGPGLVETDPSVTRDGYLRALAALRDEWKTALLARGARFVTASTNDDPVAVVRAIVEAVR; encoded by the coding sequence ATGCGCGCGCGCGATCTCAGCAAGGGCATCGATTGGGGGAGCCTCGCGCCGCTCGCGCTCCGCTCGCGCGAGGTCGCCGAAGGCGTCTACGCGGGTGGCCATCGGAGCGCGCGACGTGGGGCTGGCGTCGAGTTCGGCGGACACCGCGAGTACCTTCCCGGCGATGACCTCCGCTGGCTCGACCGACGCTCGCTGCTTCGTCACGACCACCTGCTCGTGAGGCAGTTCGAGACGGAGACCGACCGCGCGCTCCGGTTGGTCGTCGACGCGACGGCTTCCATGGCCTACCGCGGCGGCACGGCGCCCGGCGCCAAGCTCGCCTTCGCCGCTCTTTGCGCGGCAGCCCTCGCCCGCATCGCCGTGGGGAGCGGCGACCCTATTGGTCTGACGTTCATCGGCGGAGAAGGGCCGCGCGGCGTTCCCGTTTCGGGTGGACGCGAAGCCTTTGAGCGCGTCGTCGCGGCGCTCGAGACCGTTGAGCCCGGCGGCGACGCGTTCACCGGCCCGGAGGTCTTGGAGCGCGCCCTCGGCGCCATCGCCCGTACGGCGCGTCGCGGCTCGATCCTTGTTGTCTTGAGCGACCTCCTCGACATGCCTGCCGGCGCCGTCTTGCGCGTTGCGAGCCTCGCATCGGCGGGGCGCGTGGTGGTCGTCGTGCAGACGCTCGACCGCGACGAGGAGACCTTGCCGTGGGAGGGCACCTTGCGGCTCCGCGCCCTCGAGGGACCGGGGCTCGTCGAGACAGACCCTTCGGTCACACGCGACGGCTATCTCCGCGCGCTCGCCGCGCTGCGCGACGAGTGGAAGACAGCCCTCTTGGCTCGCGGCGCACGGTTCGTCACGGCGTCCACGAACGACGATCCGGTGGCCGTCGTGCGCGCTATCGTCGAGGCGGTCCGGTGA
- a CDS encoding sigma-54-dependent Fis family transcriptional regulator, with protein MARAHLLIVDDEPAILTTLKKALDLEGYAVDVAGAVQVAEEKLKKRSYDLCLFDVMLPDGDGIELLARLRAAKVETPVIMMSGHATIDTAVKATRLGALNFLEKPINTDALLIGVETALRLDRAEAEAKALREIAGSGTELVGDSPPVKRLVDQIARAARSAASVLVTGERGTGKELVARAIHTLSPRAKGPLEKLNCAALPSELIESELFGHEAGAFTGATKQRRGKFERASGGTLFLDEVGDMPLPMQAKLLRVLQEREIERVGGNEVLKVDVRVVAATNRDLVAACESGGFRADLYDRLNVVPLEIPPLRARREDVPVLAAHFLELAARNNDRRNVKLTDSAVTLLSGYAFPGNVRELKNLMERLVILTPDDVIDEADVRTCLPGGVATATAGLYRAGVPFRVLVEEAERTILKEALTHHAGQMTATARALDLERSHLYKKARSLGLRGDKGEEDA; from the coding sequence ATGGCGCGAGCTCACCTCTTGATCGTCGACGACGAGCCCGCGATCTTGACGACGCTGAAGAAGGCCCTCGACCTCGAAGGCTACGCCGTCGACGTCGCTGGCGCTGTGCAGGTAGCCGAAGAAAAGCTCAAGAAGCGGAGCTACGACCTGTGCCTCTTCGACGTCATGTTGCCCGACGGCGACGGCATCGAGCTCTTGGCTCGCTTGCGGGCCGCGAAGGTCGAGACGCCCGTCATAATGATGAGCGGGCACGCCACCATCGACACGGCCGTCAAGGCCACGCGCCTGGGCGCTCTCAATTTCCTAGAGAAGCCCATTAACACTGACGCGCTCCTCATCGGCGTCGAGACGGCGCTGCGGCTCGATCGAGCCGAGGCCGAGGCCAAGGCGCTGCGCGAGATCGCCGGCTCAGGAACCGAGCTCGTCGGCGACAGCCCCCCCGTCAAGCGGCTCGTGGATCAAATCGCCCGCGCCGCGCGGAGCGCCGCGAGCGTCCTCGTAACCGGCGAGCGCGGCACCGGCAAGGAGCTCGTCGCCCGCGCCATCCACACGCTCTCTCCACGCGCGAAGGGCCCTCTGGAGAAGCTCAATTGCGCGGCCCTCCCCAGCGAACTCATCGAGAGCGAGCTCTTCGGCCACGAAGCCGGCGCCTTCACGGGCGCGACGAAGCAGCGCCGCGGGAAGTTCGAGCGCGCGTCCGGCGGCACCCTCTTCTTGGACGAAGTGGGCGACATGCCGCTCCCGATGCAGGCCAAGCTCCTGCGCGTGCTCCAGGAGCGCGAAATCGAGCGCGTCGGTGGCAACGAGGTGCTGAAGGTCGACGTGCGGGTCGTGGCGGCGACGAACCGGGATCTCGTCGCAGCCTGCGAGTCGGGCGGCTTTCGGGCCGACCTCTACGATCGCCTGAACGTCGTCCCGCTCGAGATCCCTCCGCTGAGGGCGCGCCGCGAGGACGTTCCCGTGCTCGCCGCGCACTTCCTCGAGCTGGCGGCGCGCAACAACGATCGGCGGAACGTAAAGCTGACCGACAGCGCCGTGACGCTCCTCAGCGGCTACGCCTTTCCGGGAAACGTCCGCGAGCTCAAGAACCTCATGGAGCGGCTCGTGATCTTGACGCCCGACGACGTCATCGACGAGGCCGACGTACGGACCTGTCTCCCGGGCGGCGTCGCCACGGCCACGGCGGGCCTCTACCGCGCCGGCGTCCCCTTCCGGGTGCTCGTCGAGGAGGCGGAGCGCACCATCCTCAAAGAAGCCCTCACGCACCACGCTGGCCAGATGACGGCGACGGCGCGCGCGCTCGATCTGGAGCGAAGCCACCTTTACAAGAAGGCACGGTCGCTCGGCCTGCGCGGCGACAAGGGCGAGGAAGACGCGTGA
- a CDS encoding cyclic nucleotide-binding domain-containing protein, whose translation MGPAMHESLRFFASTDVGQVRDHNEDNFLVDKKLSLFIVADGMGGHAAGEVASAIAVRTVHEEVRREADLITDYLAGAKGAAKVTTRDLITLIEHAVQRACAKVNEEARLDAAKRGMGTTLSALLVAGHQGFIAHVGDSRIYLRRQGRIEQITEDHTVYNELLKRGNLTREQIDKVGHKNAITRAVGVYERVEVDTLVIEVLPGDTFILASDGLHGYLESPEDMTEHLAKEGAQATKSLIDFANAKGGKDNITVITVHVGDTADDGRARRFALKREVLAKMPIFSPLNERELLRVMQAVEVRSYASDDVVLREGDTGDELFIVLSGQVRVSRGEAVLTHLGQGEHFGEMALIRSVPRSATVTAEGAAELIAIRRSEFFEILRREHELAVKLLWQFLGVFADRLDQTSSDLRSAKEGLRVDEHSTPMRTRSLPPPLPGRS comes from the coding sequence ATGGGCCCCGCGATGCACGAGAGCCTGCGCTTTTTCGCGAGCACCGACGTCGGTCAGGTGCGCGACCACAACGAGGACAACTTCCTCGTCGACAAGAAGCTCTCGCTCTTCATCGTCGCCGACGGCATGGGAGGGCACGCCGCCGGCGAGGTCGCCAGCGCCATCGCCGTGCGGACGGTCCACGAAGAGGTGCGTCGCGAGGCCGACCTCATCACCGACTACCTCGCCGGCGCGAAGGGCGCGGCCAAGGTCACGACGCGCGATCTCATCACGCTCATCGAGCACGCCGTCCAGCGCGCCTGCGCGAAGGTCAACGAAGAGGCCCGCCTCGACGCAGCGAAGCGCGGCATGGGCACGACGCTCAGCGCCTTGCTCGTCGCGGGCCACCAAGGCTTCATCGCCCACGTCGGCGACAGCCGCATTTACCTGCGTCGCCAGGGGCGCATCGAGCAGATCACCGAAGATCACACGGTCTACAACGAGCTCTTGAAGCGCGGGAACCTTACCCGCGAACAGATCGACAAGGTCGGCCACAAGAACGCCATCACGCGGGCCGTGGGTGTCTACGAGCGCGTCGAAGTCGACACACTTGTCATCGAGGTGTTGCCCGGCGACACCTTCATCCTCGCGAGCGACGGCCTCCACGGCTACCTCGAGTCGCCGGAAGACATGACCGAGCACCTCGCAAAAGAGGGCGCCCAAGCCACCAAGTCGCTCATCGACTTTGCCAACGCGAAGGGTGGCAAAGACAACATCACCGTCATCACGGTGCACGTCGGCGACACCGCCGACGACGGCCGCGCACGGCGCTTCGCGTTGAAGCGCGAGGTGCTGGCGAAGATGCCTATCTTCTCGCCGCTGAACGAGCGCGAGCTGCTCCGCGTCATGCAGGCCGTCGAGGTCCGCTCCTACGCCTCCGACGACGTGGTCTTGCGCGAGGGCGACACCGGCGACGAGCTCTTCATCGTGCTCTCGGGGCAAGTCCGCGTCTCCCGCGGCGAGGCCGTCCTGACGCACCTCGGTCAGGGCGAACACTTCGGTGAGATGGCGCTCATTCGGAGCGTCCCTCGCTCGGCGACGGTCACGGCGGAGGGCGCCGCCGAGCTCATCGCGATTCGCCGGAGCGAGTTCTTCGAGATCTTGCGGCGCGAGCACGAGCTCGCGGTCAAGCTCCTCTGGCAGTTCCTCGGCGTCTTCGCCGATCGCCTCGACCAAACGTCAAGCGATCTGCGCTCTGCCAAAGAAGGACTGCGCGTCGACGAGCACTCGACACCGATGCGAACGCGCAGCCTTCCGCCCCCCTTGCCGGGTCGCTCGTGA